A region of the Apium graveolens cultivar Ventura chromosome 6, ASM990537v1, whole genome shotgun sequence genome:
AGCCGTTGTTTTGGTCTATCTTGCCCGAACTCTTTGCACTTAGAGTACCCTTGTCACTTTCCAGATACTCAAGAATTTGGGATGGGCAGACAACACTTCATTTTGggcaaataaatataaaaacagTGTCATTGTGGGAAAAAAAATAAAACGAATGCCGAGTACTCTTGTCACTCTCTGGATACTCAAGAATTGGGGATGGGCATAGACGAAAAACACTTCAATTTGggcaaaaaataaaaataaaaatagtatCATTGtgggaaaaaaaattaaaagaatgCCGAGTCCGACGCTTGGACACATGTCTATGCTGCACACTTGCAAGTTGCAACCGAGTCTGGGTAACATAGGTTTTGGAATTCTGGTGTCCCTTAAGAACCTTAAATAGTTTATAGATAGCAATACAGAACTCTTCGCATCAATTAACTTTAGGAACCAAGACAAAAGCATACCGTAAGCATCCAAGTCGCATTCTCAACCTCGTGGGGATTTGATTTGACATAGCGATGATTAAAAGTATTACCATTATGCATGTCAACTTTGTGGTCATCTTTCAGATGGTCCACCAAATAACTGATATCACCTATAACAGTGCATTCTGATCCAGCATATGGACAGTTATATGGTCTATAAGCACATCCTATTTCATGATTTAGCTTGTTGTAGTACGGAAATATGCCTACACAACCAAAACTCTGATATTGGCATGGAAGTTCAAGAGATGCAGCAACTTTCTCAAGTGCAAGACATCTGATATTCCCAAGTTCGTGTCTACAAGTTGGGCATCTGTTGTGCACCTGTGGCTTGCATCCAGAGCACAATGTGTGGCCATTTGAACACTgcaaaaataaaaacacaaacaTAAGCATCAGAAAGATCAACTAATATAAAGCAAAAGCTTTGCATTCAACTGTTCATGCAGATTATGGCTATTGCGGAGGGCGGACCTACTGCAAGTCCATCACTGACTTTATTTGCTAGCAACAAATTCTCCTCATCAAACATGCCCTCTAATAAGTGATTCCGTCATGTGCAATGCATCATTTGACATAAAAATTTGCAAATGTAATGCATCATTATATTTTGTCCGTCACTAATAATGCATCATTTAGTTTGTAACTTTAATACCGTAAAAAGACAAGTATAATGTAAAATTCAACTAGAAAAAGAGGGGGAGTAGAGGCTATCATATTTAAGAAATTACCTGGTGGATGGGAGGGTACATAGCATTTAAGCATACAGGACACTCTAGTAGTTCTCGAACACTCTTAGAGACAGCCAGACTAGGCTTTCGAGCAATGTGGGCAGGGTCATTCACATATTCGATAACATCAGACATGTCATCACTTTTGGCAGTATCCATAACCTCGGATTTACTTCGGAAATCATCAAAGAAAGAGTTCCCACTAGCCATCTAAAGTAGCACCAACCGCTTGCTTCATATCCAGAGAAAGAACACCACAAAATTAATAATGCTATTGGATGTTCAaacttatacaaaaaaaaacaaacaaacaagAAATTAAGTCTACCACCGAACATTTATAGTGAAATAAAAAACTGATAAACTCAAaacaaaaaaatcagaatttataACCACAAATTTTCCAACATTGAAACGAAGAATTTGTACATTCTATGTAACAAAAATAGCAAATAAACAAGTGGGTTCTAAAATGAATTGAAAATAAGCAACAACCAAAGCAAAAAAGGGTTTAAACTTTGATATGGTAAAGATCCAGCctaacaaagtcaaaagaacaaACAGGACTCTCAACTCAAGAGAAAGAAAACCCAAATAAAGGCATAAAATATAAACCAAATTACAAGAAGAAAGtaaaatcaactgaaactgaatAAAGAGAAAAGTGGTTACCTGGTCCAATTCAACACAACTGAAGGAGAAGCTAAACACTTGCAGCTACTAGTTAAGTGAAGCTACTTGATATATAGTAGTaataatcttgatatatatttaTGGGATGGTGGGGTTGAAATAAAGATGAGGAAGTGGGTGTTTATCAATGACCAACAGAAATTCAAAATAAAGTAGTAGTAGTAGTAATTAGATTCTCAAAGGGGAGAAAGATAGAGGAGAGGGGGGGGGAGCGTGTGTACAGTACAGTGAAGGGGAGGAGGGGAGAGTGGGGTCCACGTAGACAACAACAAATGTAGAGGAGCACATTCAAACTAATGCCTCTCGGGGTCAATGGTTTCTTAGCAAACCGCCTACATTCCACTGTACACGTCGGTCTATTTTCAAGTTTTTGACACTCAAGCCTTTACACGTCTTTGAATTCAACTGCTCTCTCCCCGGGCCTCATTTCTATTTCTATAATAATGAATATTAAGaaaaaatatagttttataaaaaaatatgagAAAAGTGTAAAAAATAATAGTGAGATCGgttaatatttaatataataatatattataaaaaaattatatattcaaAAAGTTGTGTATAAAATTTTGCataaaataatatacattataTTTTAATTGAAATGGACACCACATACTTTacattattttataaaatttttgtaattaattttgtatatataaaactactcaaattataaaatttaaaatatgcATAATTAATGCAAAATTGTATAGGATTGAAAGGGCATCATGGAGTGAGAGGGAGTAACATTACATTTTCGTTCTTTATCCATTGAAAATAACAATCATAGTTTAGTTTTATGTTTACTTAATTTTAACTGAAATATTtgtataataatataattaataaattgaaaacatataatattcaaatatatatatacatgtgatttgaaatattaaaaatttggtagtcggtcgatactcgctgaaattacttaattacccttaatTAATTATTCTATATCTAATTGCTTAGTTAGTCGATCGATCCATTCCAATTCTTATTGATATTTGAGTCAACTTtctttatcaatttaaattatatttcatatccaactctattttattattaattgatattaaagtcaactttTTCTACCAATTCTAATTTCTAAATCATATTTAGTTCTAAATTATTCTAATTAATATTTCGGACAAAAATAAATTTAAGGAAACTAAATATAATTGTTGAATTTAGTTGATATAATGTGCATCAGGttaagaaaaaataataaatattatcgGTCCGTCTAAAAAATGATATTATATTGAATTAGGATAAAcgaaataatatatattagtcatccaagataattaaaatataattaaaccaactaaattaaaatcataaatattaattattCTGGCTAAgataaaattatcttattgatccagacataaaaaattaaaagtaaactaaatttaattagttgaatttggttCTAATAATGGGActcgggttaaaataaaataaattaaaccgggataaatcaaattaatatcaGATTAAGCATAATTTGTATCCTTTTGATATGAACCAAAAATTAACTTTTAACTAaacataataattattatttttaaaacacaTAAAATGATCTATAAAATTATATTGTTTAATTAGTACTATTGTCTTTTTTCAAATAGTTCTTATGCTTTATCGATTAAGTAATAAAATCTCATAATAATATTTTTGTTAAAATTTCAACATAATAGAAACGTTGTATTTTTATTCTCAAAAAACTATAAAATCgctataataatattttttaaaaaccGTTATGGATTGAAAATTAGGGtgtattaattgttgtatttattactaaggttcgggagctcaaggcctttaatggctgctctcgtgtttcgaagcttaactctgcctttacgagatgcctacgtatctctgcgAATTTGAAAATCAAGCCAAAAAccgtagttctgatttgtggggtgaggccccttatatagatgttgggagtccttgaattggactagggttaggagacttggtggataagtcTTTGAACTAGAATGAACTTTAGAATCCTAGAAAGTcggaaactgattccttatcctagCAGGTTTCTTGGAAGCCAATCTCCAAGAAATTGTATCCTTGTTTGGACTTTATCACCAGCTGATTTATCCCTTTATTAACTacttacaaaattaattaatattcagggttttggacCCTTTCTAACGGGCTTAACTGTCAGCCTCATTCTggtataattaatgcaatattaaccacgcaatcagggtttattttattgCCTATCATTTgtcccccaacttctgggaaactgTAAAAgatttcacagaagttaagttcattcggTCCCTTATATggtatcatttttgcgtaaagtgtggagcgacctacacatttacaactaTTTTTCTTGTACTAGGCTTCAGGGTTGTTTTTAGAATCTCCCATTTGCTTTCTTTATCTTATTCCTATTATTTAGGAGTCTTCTGGTATTTTTCTAATTTTGCAagaattttccctaatttctgggattttttcataatttacaggaattttccattaattatgggatttttccttaatttacaggaattttcccttaattctgggatttttccttaatttacaggaattttccatTAGTTATGGGATTTTTctttaatttacaggaattttcccttaattctgggatttttccttaatttacagaaAAAACCCTTATGTGCcagaaaatattcataatttccAAGAATTTATAAGTAATTTTCTGCAATTTCTTTGAACTATTCAggaattttcttcaaaatctatcATTTTTTCTGAATTTTCCTGAAATTTCTGCTCTCTTTCCTTTTTTTAAtaccctttttcgaccaggaatcctttcgaccaggatcctggtcgaataacGTGCCAATTTGCCCTAGTCGACAGCCATCTCGAGCAGAAACAGTCGACCGAAATTTGGTCAGGATTTTTCCTGTTTTGACCGAATAAAGCTCTCATTTAATCCTGATCGTGTGCAACTTCGACCAGAACTTTTCAActagaatcctgaccgaaattcggTCAGGATTTATTTGCTGGATTAGCTTTTGACAGAATAATTTCTCAATATTTTCTGATCGTCAACTTTTCGACTGGAAACCTTCGATCagaaatcctgatcgaattttcGATCAAAAATCTGATACTCGTCCCTTTTTCGAACCGAATAATGGGCCAATTAATCTCTGGTCGTGGTTGTTTTCGACCACACtacttcgaccaggaatccagCCATAATCCTGACCGAATTTAGGTCAGGATTAACTTCTGATTCTTGTAAATTGGGCTCTTTTTTGCTTTTACCATAATTGGGCCTCAACCCTGgtgttacgtgctgattctcaatgatcaggagaagCTCGGGATATGACTGttttggatgtcatcaggatttgatttgccattaggatttgatgcatcagcagtatctgcagaacatcagcatctgaagatagtctgttgtgaagattaagtctgttccttattttgagggatggatatctgttaCGTTCTGAGTGAAAGTAttttgtatattcagttaaagatatgtatcattttctgttagtaattgataatgtatatcttagactgatttgtagcgctgtgtattatataaacacagtttaggtcatcacatagtgattaactcgagcattgtacgaactatcagctctcaagaacatcagtatttcttgagagagtttgtaacaatttttatcagaaatataaagaactgttatatttttatacttgttcgaaacgtttatacaattgtatccaaccccccttaaaaaATTGTATCATTACtgggcaacaagtggtatcagagcaaactgaTAAATTTAGAATCAGAAgtgatctaaacatgtctctgaacaagtatgaaagtattaaaatccccattctgaaaaaggCAGAATATCCTAgatggaaggtgaagatgctcatgcacctggagGCTACGAATCCAGACTATctcgacgtaatcaatgatgggccctacatgccaacaaaactggtgcctgtaactcctactgttgctaaatactatcagttgaaggagaagtgtgagtggacaccagaagagaaagtagttgtgctgaaagatgtaaaggtaagaaatattttgcataacagtcttgattctgtgatgtcaaacagggtcaTAGCCTATAAGGCTGCCaaggagatctgggatgctcttgaaactcaatgtcaaggaaccatggccatcaagaagaatagaagggttgttctaattcaagagtatgaacattttgaggccAAACCTGATGAAAGCCTCACTGATATCTATGATAGGTTTCCTACCCTTCTCAACAACCTATCCTTGGTGGGAAAAATGTATGATTGGGAGGATTCAAAAactaagtttctgagagccttgaatgaggaatgggagactcagacttcaatcatacgatatcagtatgatttggaaataaacaccctggatgaagtctatggcatgctgagaactcatgatctggaagttcaacaaaggaaagagaggaaatgcaacaagggaaaatcagttgctttgaaagtgaatgctaaagtttcaaaagaaaggtctgttgaagctgcaaggaaaaagAACAATCTTCCAGAATTAAATaatgatgattcatcatcaaatcctgatgatgatactgattctgaaactcaTGAGAACatgacaaattctgatgtcatgcaaatggctgcattgctagttaagggcttcaagaggatgcaattcaTAACGTCTCGAAAAAATAGAAGCTTCAGGAAAAATTTCACTGGAGGAGAAAAGAAGTCATCTGGAAGAAGAGAAGggaaggactctaaagctggaaaagtcgacaggtcaaaaatcaagtgctataactgtgatgaacctggtcacaTTGCTATAGAGTGCAAAAAGGTGCAAAAAGGCAAAGCATGACAAAtggaagaacaaagccttgattacatcaagcaaggattggatggactccactgattctgaaaatgaagaaacatgctATGCACTAATGGCTAGCTTTGATGCTCCTGCTTTTTAtgattctaaggtatcaacttctttcttctcttttaaTACTGTAGATATATCTGaactgaaatctattcttaagtctttacatggtaattttaaaaataagactTTGGAGAACAATAGGCTGTTATCTGAAAATGAAATCTTAAAGTCtaaagaatgtgagaaagctaaacataaagtaaagatactagaagctaagtatagtatgttggagaatgaattagagaatgagaggaaaacccttaaagcctggactaattcaggcaaaaaggttcatgagataatctctaagaaaaactggaaagaatgtttTGGTTATGTtgatggaattaaggatgttaaaactgaaaataa
Encoded here:
- the LOC141666490 gene encoding E3 ubiquitin-protein ligase DIS1-like → MASGNSFFDDFRSKSEVMDTAKSDDMSDVIEYVNDPAHIARKPSLAVSKSVRELLECPVCLNAMYPPIHQCSNGHTLCSGCKPQVHNRCPTCRHELGNIRCLALEKVAASLELPCQYQSFGCVGIFPYYNKLNHEIGCAYRPYNCPYAGSECTVIGDISYLVDHLKDDHKVDMHNGNTFNHRYVKSNPHEVENATWMLTVFSCFGQYFCLHFEAFQLGMAPVYIAFLRFMGDENDAKKYCYSLEVGGNGRKITWQGEPRSIRDGHNKVRDSFDGLIIQRNMALFFSGGDRKELKLRVTGRIWKEQ